In a genomic window of Nocardiopsis mwathae:
- the lipA gene encoding lipoyl synthase, with amino-acid sequence MTVAPEGRKLLRIEARNSETPIEKKPPWIKIKAKMGPEYSELHSLVKREGLHTVCQEAGCPNIYECWEDREATFLIGGDQCTRRCDFCQIATGKPTALDRREPLKVAESVRTMELKYATVTGVARDDLDDGGAWLYAETVRKIHELNPGTGVELLIPDFNADPDQLAEVFGSRPEVLAHNIETVPRIFKRIRPGFRYERSLDVITRARADGLVTKSNLILGMGEEREEISQAMRDLHEAGCDLLTITQYLRPSKLHHPIDRWVKPQEFVELGKEAEEIGFAGVMSGPLVRSSYRAGRLYRQAVEKREQEAVSGATVHA; translated from the coding sequence TTGACCGTCGCTCCTGAGGGCCGCAAGCTGCTGCGCATCGAGGCGCGCAACAGCGAGACCCCCATTGAGAAGAAGCCGCCGTGGATCAAGATCAAGGCGAAGATGGGGCCGGAGTACTCCGAGCTGCACTCGCTGGTGAAGCGCGAAGGCCTGCACACGGTCTGCCAGGAGGCGGGCTGCCCGAACATCTATGAGTGCTGGGAGGACCGCGAGGCGACCTTCCTCATCGGCGGCGACCAGTGCACGCGGCGCTGCGACTTCTGCCAGATCGCCACGGGCAAGCCGACCGCGCTGGACCGCCGTGAGCCGCTGAAGGTCGCCGAGTCGGTCCGCACCATGGAGCTGAAGTACGCCACGGTCACCGGCGTCGCCCGCGACGACCTCGACGACGGCGGTGCGTGGCTGTACGCCGAGACGGTCCGCAAGATCCACGAGCTCAACCCCGGCACCGGTGTCGAGCTGCTGATCCCGGACTTCAACGCCGACCCCGACCAGCTGGCCGAGGTGTTCGGGTCGCGCCCGGAGGTGCTGGCGCACAACATCGAGACGGTGCCGCGGATCTTCAAGCGGATCCGCCCCGGCTTCCGCTATGAGCGCTCACTGGACGTCATCACCCGGGCCCGCGCCGACGGGCTGGTGACCAAGTCCAACCTGATCCTGGGCATGGGCGAGGAGCGCGAGGAGATCTCCCAGGCGATGCGCGACCTCCATGAGGCCGGGTGCGACCTGCTGACGATCACCCAGTACCTGCGCCCGTCCAAGCTGCACCACCCGATCGACCGGTGGGTCAAGCCGCAGGAGTTCGTGGAGCTGGGGAAGGAGGCCGAGGAGATCGGCTTCGCCGGTGTCATGTCGGGCCCGCTGGTGCGCTCCTCCTACCGCGCCGGCCGGCTGTACCGGCAGGCCGTCGAGAAGCGCGAGCAGGAAGCGGTCTCGGGCGCCACCGTGCACGCCTAG
- a CDS encoding leucyl aminopeptidase has product MSTSLSVITESPSSLDADAVVVGYHSGPEGPEPASGAHGLDAALPGGLAKTLSLLGAGGKPEEVHTFPSQGAAKAPVVIAVGLGDAPADGTAIDPDLLARAAGAALRERGKRIRVGLALPADTAEQAGAVTIGALLGAYSFTRYRTGAQDAPVPLELSVVSAAEGAPEAVVRAEILAASTNLARDLVNAAPADLVPEDLAGAAEEVARETGLKVETLDERALAEGGYGGLVGVGQGSSNPPRLVRLSYGHPEASRTLAFVGKGITFDSGGLSLKPAASMDWMKSDMGGAAAVLAAMRGIALLKPAVNVIGYLAIAENMVSGNAQRPSDVISIYGGKTVEVLNTDAEGRLVMADALVRAHEDEPDLIVDVATLTGAQLVALGTRLFAVMANDDAVRDDIVAQAAAAGEASWPMPLPDHLRKGLDSTVADIANVAGERWGGMLSAGVFLKEFIAEGQRWAHIDIAGPSFNQGSPFGYTPKGGTGSATRTLVRLAESLATDTNRSE; this is encoded by the coding sequence GCTCGACGCCGACGCTGTAGTCGTCGGATACCACTCCGGCCCCGAGGGGCCGGAGCCCGCGTCGGGCGCTCACGGCCTCGACGCCGCCCTCCCCGGCGGCCTCGCCAAGACACTGTCGCTGCTGGGCGCCGGCGGCAAGCCCGAGGAGGTGCACACCTTCCCCTCCCAGGGAGCCGCCAAGGCCCCGGTCGTGATCGCGGTCGGACTGGGAGACGCCCCCGCCGACGGCACGGCGATCGACCCCGATCTCCTCGCGCGCGCCGCCGGTGCCGCGCTGCGCGAGCGCGGGAAGCGGATCCGCGTCGGACTCGCGCTTCCCGCCGACACCGCCGAGCAGGCCGGTGCCGTCACGATCGGCGCCCTGCTCGGCGCCTACTCCTTCACCCGGTACCGCACGGGCGCACAGGACGCTCCGGTCCCGCTGGAGCTGTCCGTCGTCAGCGCCGCCGAAGGCGCGCCCGAGGCCGTCGTACGCGCCGAGATCCTCGCCGCGTCCACGAACCTCGCCCGCGACCTCGTCAACGCCGCCCCCGCCGACCTGGTCCCCGAGGACCTCGCCGGCGCGGCCGAGGAGGTCGCCCGCGAAACCGGCCTCAAGGTCGAGACGCTCGATGAGCGCGCCCTGGCCGAGGGCGGCTACGGCGGTCTGGTCGGCGTCGGCCAGGGGTCGAGCAACCCGCCGCGGCTGGTGCGCCTCTCCTACGGCCACCCCGAGGCGAGTCGGACGCTCGCCTTCGTCGGCAAGGGCATCACGTTCGACAGCGGCGGCCTGTCGCTGAAGCCGGCCGCGTCCATGGACTGGATGAAGTCCGACATGGGCGGGGCGGCGGCGGTGCTCGCCGCCATGCGCGGCATCGCGCTGCTCAAGCCGGCCGTGAACGTCATCGGCTACCTGGCGATCGCCGAGAACATGGTGAGCGGGAACGCGCAGCGCCCCTCCGATGTGATCTCGATCTACGGCGGCAAGACGGTCGAGGTGCTCAACACCGACGCCGAGGGGCGCCTGGTGATGGCCGACGCCCTGGTCCGGGCGCACGAGGACGAGCCGGACCTGATCGTCGACGTCGCCACCCTGACCGGAGCGCAGCTCGTCGCGCTGGGCACCCGCCTCTTCGCCGTGATGGCCAACGACGACGCGGTGCGCGACGACATCGTCGCGCAGGCCGCGGCCGCCGGCGAGGCCTCCTGGCCGATGCCGCTCCCGGACCACCTGCGCAAGGGCCTGGACTCCACCGTCGCCGACATCGCCAACGTGGCGGGCGAACGCTGGGGCGGCATGCTCAGCGCGGGCGTGTTCCTCAAGGAGTTCATCGCCGAGGGCCAGCGGTGGGCCCACATCGACATCGCCGGCCCGTCCTTCAACCAGGGCTCGCCCTTCGGGTACACCCCCAAGGGCGGCACCGGTTCGGCCACGCGCACCCTGGTGCGGCTCGCCGAATCGCTGGCAACCGACACGAACCGATCCGAATAG
- the lpdA gene encoding dihydrolipoyl dehydrogenase, translating to MSESGGTFDLVVLGGGSGGYAAALRAAELDMSVVLIEKDKLGGTCLHKGCIPTKALLHSAEVADSAKESEKFGVKASFDGVDMAAVHKYKDKVVGGLHKGLSGLVKARKITVVEGEGKLTGADEVTVDGTVYKGRNILLATGSQPKTLGLDIDGEKVITSDQALKFERVPKSVVVLGGGVIGVEFASVWRSFGAEVTIVEALPHLVPVEEESSSKLLERAFRKRGISYELNTPFESVKTTDAGVVVTLKGGKTVEAEVLLVAIGRGPVSEGLGYEEVGVRLERGFVQVDENLHTGVGHIYAVGDLIPTLQLAHVGFAEGIFVAEHIAGLNPPAIDYDGVPRVTYCEPEVASVGLTSKAAEERGYDIVEMNYNLGGNGKSQILQTQGAIKVIAEKDGPVLGVHMVGSRVGELIAEGQLIYNWEALPSEVAQLIHPHPSQSEALGEAHLALAGKPLHVHD from the coding sequence GTGAGTGAGAGCGGCGGCACCTTCGACCTCGTCGTCCTGGGCGGCGGCAGCGGCGGATACGCGGCGGCGCTGCGCGCGGCCGAACTCGACATGAGCGTCGTCCTGATCGAGAAAGACAAGCTCGGCGGTACCTGCCTGCACAAGGGCTGCATCCCCACCAAGGCGCTGCTGCACTCCGCCGAGGTCGCGGACTCCGCCAAGGAGAGCGAGAAGTTCGGGGTCAAGGCGAGCTTCGACGGCGTCGACATGGCGGCCGTCCACAAGTACAAGGACAAGGTGGTCGGCGGCCTGCACAAGGGCCTGTCCGGGCTGGTCAAGGCCCGCAAGATCACCGTCGTCGAGGGTGAGGGCAAGCTCACCGGCGCCGACGAGGTCACCGTCGACGGCACGGTCTACAAGGGCCGCAACATCCTGCTCGCCACCGGTTCGCAGCCCAAGACCCTGGGGCTGGACATCGACGGCGAGAAGGTCATCACCAGCGACCAGGCACTGAAGTTCGAGCGCGTTCCCAAGTCCGTGGTCGTGCTCGGCGGCGGCGTCATCGGTGTGGAGTTCGCCAGCGTGTGGCGTTCCTTCGGCGCCGAGGTGACCATCGTCGAGGCCCTGCCGCACCTGGTCCCGGTCGAGGAGGAGTCCAGCTCCAAGCTGCTGGAGCGCGCGTTCCGCAAGCGGGGCATCTCCTATGAGCTGAACACCCCCTTCGAGAGCGTGAAGACCACCGACGCCGGTGTCGTCGTCACCCTCAAGGGCGGCAAGACGGTCGAGGCCGAGGTGCTGCTCGTCGCCATCGGCCGCGGCCCGGTCTCCGAGGGCCTGGGCTACGAGGAGGTCGGTGTCCGGCTGGAGCGCGGCTTCGTCCAGGTCGACGAGAACCTGCACACCGGTGTCGGGCACATCTACGCGGTCGGCGACCTCATCCCGACCCTGCAGCTCGCCCACGTCGGCTTCGCCGAGGGCATCTTCGTCGCCGAGCACATCGCCGGGCTCAACCCGCCGGCCATCGACTACGACGGCGTTCCGCGGGTCACCTACTGCGAGCCGGAGGTCGCCTCGGTGGGCCTGACCTCGAAGGCCGCCGAGGAGCGCGGCTACGACATCGTCGAGATGAACTACAACCTCGGCGGCAACGGCAAGAGCCAGATCCTGCAGACGCAGGGTGCGATCAAGGTCATCGCCGAGAAGGACGGGCCGGTCCTGGGCGTGCACATGGTGGGCAGCCGCGTCGGCGAGCTCATCGCCGAGGGGCAGCTCATCTACAACTGGGAGGCGCTGCCCTCGGAGGTCGCGCAGCTCATCCACCCGCACCCGAGCCAGTCGGAAGCGCTGGGCGAGGCGCACCTCGCGCTCGCCGGCAAGCCGCTGCACGTCCACGACTGA
- the lipB gene encoding lipoyl(octanoyl) transferase LipB: protein MSELVFARLGDAPVPYHRGWDLQKRIHESRVADRIGDTVLMLEHEPVYTAGKRTGKWERPSADPGAPVVDIDRGGKITWHGPGQLTVYPIVKLADPIDVIAYVRMLEEAIIRTIAEFGLVGERVEGRTGVWLDADPERGLAERKIAAIGCRIARGVGMHGFALNCDNDLSWFDRIVPCGISDAGVTSISRELGRDVRVADVLTITERHLAAVLDAPTYSHHDGVPGLAEPESAEPAAAAV, encoded by the coding sequence ATGAGTGAGCTCGTCTTCGCCCGGCTCGGTGACGCCCCGGTCCCCTACCACCGGGGGTGGGACCTGCAGAAGCGGATCCACGAGAGCCGGGTGGCCGACCGGATCGGCGACACCGTCCTGATGCTGGAGCACGAGCCCGTGTACACGGCCGGAAAGCGCACCGGAAAGTGGGAGCGGCCGTCGGCCGACCCCGGAGCCCCCGTCGTCGACATCGACCGCGGAGGAAAGATCACCTGGCACGGCCCCGGGCAGCTCACCGTCTACCCGATCGTGAAGCTCGCGGACCCCATCGACGTGATCGCCTACGTGCGCATGCTGGAGGAGGCGATCATCCGCACCATCGCGGAGTTCGGGCTCGTCGGCGAGCGCGTCGAGGGACGCACGGGGGTGTGGCTCGACGCCGACCCCGAGCGGGGCCTGGCCGAGCGCAAGATCGCGGCCATCGGGTGCCGGATCGCCCGCGGCGTGGGGATGCACGGGTTCGCCCTCAACTGCGATAATGACTTGTCCTGGTTCGACCGGATCGTCCCGTGCGGGATCTCCGATGCCGGAGTCACGTCGATCTCCCGCGAGCTGGGGCGGGACGTACGAGTGGCCGACGTGCTGACGATCACCGAGCGGCACCTGGCCGCGGTTCTCGATGCTCCGACCTACAGCCACCACGACGGCGTCCCCGGACTCGCCGAGCCGGAGTCGGCAGAGCCCGCCGCGGCCGCCGTCTGA
- a CDS encoding TIGR01777 family oxidoreductase produces MRIAITGASGLVGTALRRSLEVDGHSVVRLVRHTSASPPGLVEAHWDPARGEVETGPLRGVDAVVHLAGAPIGPARWTPEYKQLIQDSRVLGTRTLCAALADMDKPPSRLLSASAIGYYGATGDTAVDEDAPHGEGFLAEVTTAWEAAATPAEESGISVAYLRSGVVLSVEGGLLGKILPLFRMGLGGRLGDGHQYMSWMSIADEVAAIRFLLERPEITGPVNLCAPEPVTNAEFTAALGRALHRPAVLPVPEFAMRWAMGEFADEAALIDQRVLPRRLLEAEYPFRHADLDTALADIL; encoded by the coding sequence ATGCGAATCGCGATCACAGGGGCGTCTGGCCTGGTCGGGACGGCCTTACGCCGTTCACTTGAGGTCGACGGGCATTCGGTGGTCCGTCTGGTCCGGCACACGTCGGCTTCCCCGCCGGGCCTTGTCGAGGCCCACTGGGATCCCGCCCGGGGCGAGGTCGAGACCGGCCCGCTGCGCGGCGTCGACGCGGTGGTCCACCTGGCCGGCGCGCCGATCGGCCCGGCCCGCTGGACACCGGAGTACAAGCAGCTGATCCAGGACAGCCGGGTACTGGGTACCCGCACCCTGTGCGCGGCGCTGGCCGATATGGACAAGCCACCGTCGCGGCTGCTGTCGGCCTCGGCCATCGGCTACTACGGCGCCACCGGGGATACGGCCGTCGACGAGGACGCCCCGCACGGGGAGGGTTTCCTCGCCGAGGTCACGACGGCCTGGGAGGCCGCCGCCACCCCGGCCGAGGAGAGCGGGATCTCCGTCGCCTACCTGCGCAGCGGCGTGGTGCTGTCGGTCGAGGGCGGGCTGCTGGGCAAGATCCTCCCGCTCTTCCGGATGGGGCTGGGCGGCCGCCTCGGCGACGGCCACCAGTACATGAGCTGGATGTCCATCGCCGACGAGGTGGCGGCGATCCGGTTCCTGCTGGAGCGCCCGGAGATCACCGGCCCGGTCAACCTGTGCGCGCCCGAGCCGGTCACCAACGCCGAGTTCACCGCGGCCCTGGGCCGTGCGCTGCACCGCCCGGCGGTCCTGCCGGTCCCCGAGTTCGCGATGAGGTGGGCGATGGGCGAGTTCGCCGATGAGGCCGCGCTGATCGACCAGCGCGTGCTCCCTCGGCGCCTGCTGGAGGCCGAGTACCCGTTCCGGCACGCCGACCTCGACACTGCGCTGGCCGACATCCTGTGA
- the sucB gene encoding 2-oxoglutarate dehydrogenase, E2 component, dihydrolipoamide succinyltransferase, producing the protein MPTSVTVPELGESVTEATVTQWLKKEGEAVEVDEPLLEVSTDKVDTEIPSPVSGVLTRIVVAEDETVDIGAEIAIIGEAGDVPAEGGAPEAEKAEPEPTPEPAPEPESAPVPAAPAAPAAEAPAAPAAPAAPRASREDATPPVDVETISGTGQVSGTDAVTEAYVTPLVRKLAAEQGVDLSRVQGTGVGGRIRKQDVQEAARRQKEAASAPAAAPAPAAAAPKRTVTVDTTLRGRTEQMSRLRQGIAEQMADSLRVSAETTQVVEVDVTNIARLRGVAAEQFEAREGVELDFFPFFALAAVEALKSHPKLNAVIDSSNYEVTYHAIENLGVSVDTERGLLAPVIKDAGDLNLGGLARKIADLSERAHTGLLNPDELSGGTFTLADTSGSGVLFNTPIINQPQVAILATGEVVKRPVVVEDPELGEVIAVRSTVYFALTHDHRLIDTGDAGRFLQTVKERLEEGAFEAELGLA; encoded by the coding sequence ATGCCGACTTCCGTAACAGTGCCCGAGCTGGGCGAAAGCGTCACCGAGGCCACCGTCACCCAGTGGCTGAAGAAGGAGGGCGAAGCCGTCGAGGTCGACGAGCCGCTCCTTGAGGTCTCCACCGACAAGGTCGACACCGAGATCCCGTCGCCCGTGTCGGGTGTGCTGACCAGGATCGTCGTCGCCGAGGACGAGACCGTGGACATCGGCGCCGAGATCGCGATCATCGGCGAGGCCGGTGACGTCCCGGCCGAGGGGGGCGCGCCTGAGGCCGAGAAGGCGGAGCCCGAGCCGACGCCCGAGCCCGCTCCGGAGCCCGAGTCGGCCCCGGTTCCCGCCGCCCCGGCGGCCCCCGCCGCCGAGGCTCCGGCGGCACCGGCCGCGCCCGCCGCGCCGCGTGCCAGCCGTGAGGACGCCACCCCGCCGGTCGACGTCGAGACCATCAGCGGCACCGGCCAGGTGTCGGGCACCGACGCGGTCACCGAGGCCTACGTGACCCCGCTGGTCCGCAAGCTCGCCGCCGAGCAGGGTGTGGACCTCAGCCGGGTGCAGGGCACCGGTGTGGGCGGCCGCATCCGCAAGCAGGACGTCCAGGAGGCGGCCCGTCGGCAGAAGGAGGCCGCATCCGCGCCGGCCGCCGCTCCGGCTCCGGCCGCCGCCGCACCGAAGCGCACGGTCACCGTCGACACGACGCTGCGCGGCCGCACCGAGCAGATGTCCCGCCTGCGCCAGGGCATCGCCGAGCAGATGGCCGACTCGCTGCGTGTCTCCGCCGAGACCACCCAGGTGGTCGAGGTCGACGTCACCAACATCGCCCGGCTGCGCGGCGTGGCCGCCGAGCAGTTCGAGGCGCGCGAGGGCGTGGAGCTGGACTTCTTCCCGTTCTTCGCGCTGGCGGCCGTCGAGGCGCTGAAGTCGCACCCGAAACTCAACGCGGTCATCGACAGCTCGAACTACGAGGTCACCTACCACGCGATCGAGAACCTGGGCGTCTCCGTCGACACCGAGCGGGGCCTGCTCGCTCCGGTGATCAAGGACGCCGGGGACCTCAACCTGGGCGGTCTCGCCCGCAAGATCGCCGACCTCAGCGAGCGGGCGCACACCGGCCTGCTCAACCCGGACGAACTCAGCGGCGGGACGTTCACGCTGGCCGACACCAGCGGCTCCGGGGTGCTGTTCAACACCCCGATCATCAACCAGCCGCAGGTCGCCATCCTCGCTACCGGTGAGGTCGTCAAGCGGCCGGTCGTGGTCGAGGACCCGGAGCTGGGCGAGGTCATCGCGGTGCGGTCGACGGTCTACTTCGCGCTGACGCACGACCACCGCCTGATCGACACCGGCGACGCCGGCCGGTTCCTGCAGACCGTCAAGGAGCGCCTGGAAGAGGGCGCCTTCGAGGCGGAGCTGGGCCTGGCCTGA
- a CDS encoding DUF6247 family protein yields MSASCTDTVSFSDLSRNPRSVAERARSLGRVRVTHRDAPDFYLIAADREDLRDQTLTTASRIFLAIAKQDPGSHSLELAIREVFPWVRHLPEEEVHEFSEELVAALSDAAELDTDTSVQEVIAGWRATARIKADPEQHRRALEPMTGDFGPVDVIA; encoded by the coding sequence ATGAGCGCAAGCTGCACCGACACCGTCAGCTTCTCTGACCTGTCCCGAAACCCACGGAGCGTGGCCGAGCGCGCCAGAAGCCTCGGCCGTGTCCGTGTCACCCACCGTGACGCACCTGACTTCTATCTGATCGCCGCCGACCGAGAGGACCTGCGGGACCAGACACTCACCACGGCATCCCGGATCTTTCTCGCCATAGCGAAGCAGGATCCCGGATCACACTCTCTGGAGCTTGCTATCCGCGAGGTCTTCCCGTGGGTCCGTCATCTGCCGGAGGAGGAGGTCCACGAGTTCTCCGAAGAACTCGTCGCCGCATTGTCCGACGCAGCCGAACTGGACACGGATACAAGTGTCCAAGAAGTCATCGCCGGATGGCGTGCGACCGCGCGGATCAAGGCCGACCCTGAGCAGCACCGGCGTGCCTTGGAGCCGATGACGGGGGACTTCGGACCGGTGGACGTTATCGCATGA
- a CDS encoding copper chaperone PCu(A)C, with amino-acid sequence MTATLKNTVLLSAALAALGALSACGGPGADGATKEDAADGASAAPAITVDDATVRVPANPDVTAGYLTIENTGDADDVLTGVGTDAAEEVQMHDMVDEDGEMKMEQQDTVPVAAGSTVEFASGGLHLMLMQPGTLEAGDHITLTLTFEKSGDIETEAVVEDPMGDKAGGDHEDMDHEGH; translated from the coding sequence ATGACCGCCACCCTGAAGAACACCGTCCTGCTGTCCGCCGCCCTGGCCGCCCTCGGCGCGCTGAGCGCGTGCGGCGGCCCGGGCGCCGACGGCGCCACCAAGGAGGACGCCGCCGACGGCGCCTCCGCGGCGCCCGCCATCACCGTGGACGACGCCACGGTCCGCGTCCCGGCCAACCCGGACGTCACCGCCGGCTACCTCACCATCGAGAACACCGGTGATGCCGACGACGTCCTGACCGGGGTCGGCACCGACGCCGCCGAGGAGGTGCAGATGCACGACATGGTGGACGAGGACGGCGAGATGAAGATGGAGCAGCAGGACACCGTCCCCGTCGCGGCCGGCTCCACGGTCGAGTTCGCCAGCGGGGGCCTGCACCTGATGCTCATGCAACCGGGCACCCTCGAAGCGGGCGACCACATCACCCTCACCCTGACCTTCGAGAAGTCCGGCGACATCGAGACCGAGGCGGTCGTCGAGGACCCGATGGGGGACAAGGCCGGGGGCGACCACGAGGACATGGACCACGAGGGCCACTGA
- a CDS encoding DUF4191 domain-containing protein produces MAKKPKDNNTSPATDAKGKGGAEKPPGRFKQIGMVAKVVHRQSPKSIPIAVGIFVGVLALCVLGGYLTGGWLYWITLGLPVGFLAGFIFFTRSAQRIQYQLLDGRLGAGMAVLDNMRGDWTVEPGVAANRQMDIVHRAVGRPGIVLVGEGDPARLRGLIAGEKKRVARVAYNTPIYDLTVGNGDDQVPVSKLQRHVMKLPRNLDKAEVAELRYRLRALPAAVQMPKGPMPKGLKMPKGPKAQG; encoded by the coding sequence ATGGCGAAGAAGCCCAAGGACAACAACACATCCCCGGCCACCGATGCCAAGGGCAAGGGCGGGGCGGAGAAGCCGCCCGGCAGGTTCAAGCAGATCGGCATGGTCGCCAAGGTCGTGCACCGGCAGAGCCCGAAGAGCATCCCGATCGCCGTCGGGATCTTCGTCGGTGTACTGGCGCTCTGCGTCCTGGGGGGCTACCTCACCGGGGGATGGCTGTACTGGATCACCCTGGGCCTGCCCGTCGGCTTCCTCGCCGGGTTCATCTTCTTCACCCGCTCCGCCCAGCGGATCCAGTACCAGCTGCTCGACGGCCGCCTGGGCGCCGGGATGGCCGTGCTGGACAACATGCGCGGCGACTGGACGGTCGAGCCGGGTGTCGCCGCCAACCGGCAGATGGACATCGTGCACCGCGCGGTGGGCCGCCCGGGCATCGTGCTCGTGGGTGAGGGCGACCCGGCACGGCTGCGCGGCCTGATCGCCGGCGAGAAGAAGCGGGTCGCGCGCGTCGCCTACAACACCCCGATCTACGACCTCACGGTCGGCAACGGCGACGACCAGGTGCCCGTCTCGAAGCTGCAGCGGCACGTCATGAAGCTGCCGCGCAACCTCGACAAGGCCGAGGTCGCCGAGCTGCGCTACCGGCTGCGGGCCCTTCCCGCCGCCGTGCAGATGCCCAAGGGGCCGATGCCCAAGGGTCTGAAGATGCCCAAGGGCCCCAAGGCCCAGGGCTGA
- a CDS encoding RDD family protein, whose amino-acid sequence MGNMGGADEVEFRYRGNRLGMPEEGPGSVPGIGRRLVGVFLDWMLCLGVVSMATGVSPADPEAANSVAGLALAVFAVYNIVLLTLIGTTVGKRVVGVGIASTGERDLPWPVAMVVRTALLCLVVPAVVHDRDMRGLHDRAAGTVSRRY is encoded by the coding sequence ATGGGAAACATGGGCGGCGCGGACGAGGTGGAGTTCCGCTACCGGGGTAACCGGCTGGGCATGCCGGAGGAAGGGCCGGGCTCGGTGCCCGGCATCGGGCGGCGGCTGGTGGGGGTGTTCCTGGACTGGATGCTGTGCCTGGGCGTGGTGTCCATGGCCACCGGGGTGTCCCCGGCCGACCCCGAGGCCGCCAACAGCGTCGCCGGCCTCGCGCTCGCCGTCTTCGCCGTTTACAACATCGTCCTGCTCACCCTCATCGGCACCACCGTGGGCAAGCGCGTCGTGGGCGTGGGCATCGCGTCGACCGGCGAGCGCGACCTGCCCTGGCCCGTCGCGATGGTGGTGCGCACCGCGCTGCTGTGCCTGGTGGTCCCCGCCGTCGTCCATGACCGCGACATGCGCGGCCTGCACGACCGCGCCGCAGGAACCGTGAGCCGGCGCTACTGA
- the glnA gene encoding type I glutamate--ammonia ligase: MFSSAEELLAFTRTEDIKFLDVRFTDLFGSTHHFTLPIENVDAGTFEEGLMFDGSSIRGFQAIHESDMLLLPDFSTAVVDPFRQHKTLNLTFFVHDPFTRESYSRDPRNVARKAEAYLKGTGIADTVFFGPEAEFYIFDDVRFETRENASFYFIDSIEGAWNRGTENGESNLGYRPRFKGGYFPVEPVDHYSDLRSTMVRNLIDAGIKVEIQHHEVGTAGQAEIDFRFDTMLKSADTVQLYKYIVKNTAYQQGKSVTFMPKPVFGDNGSGMHCHQSLWKNGEPLFFDETGYAQLSDMARYYIGGLLKHAPALLALTNPTVNSYHRLVPGFEAPVNLVYSQRNRSACIRIPLTGSNPKAKRLEFRVPDPSANPYLAFSAMLMAGIDGIKNKIEPPEPVDKDLYELPPAEADAISKVPGSLEAALDALETDHEFLLEGGVFTPDLIETYVDYKRTEEIDSLRLRPHPREFELYYDI; the protein is encoded by the coding sequence TTGTTCAGCAGCGCCGAAGAGCTTCTGGCCTTCACCCGGACCGAGGACATCAAGTTCCTCGACGTCCGGTTCACGGACCTGTTCGGGTCCACGCACCACTTCACGCTCCCGATCGAGAACGTCGACGCGGGCACCTTCGAAGAGGGCCTGATGTTCGATGGCTCCTCCATTCGGGGCTTCCAGGCCATTCACGAATCGGACATGCTGCTCCTCCCGGACTTCAGCACGGCCGTCGTGGACCCCTTCCGTCAGCACAAGACGCTGAACCTCACGTTCTTCGTGCACGACCCCTTCACCCGTGAGTCCTACAGCCGCGACCCGCGCAACGTCGCCCGCAAGGCGGAGGCCTACCTCAAGGGCACCGGCATCGCCGACACCGTGTTCTTCGGCCCCGAGGCCGAGTTCTACATCTTCGACGATGTGCGCTTCGAGACCCGGGAGAACGCGAGCTTCTACTTCATCGACTCGATCGAGGGTGCCTGGAACCGCGGCACCGAGAACGGCGAGTCCAACCTCGGCTACCGCCCGCGTTTCAAGGGCGGCTACTTCCCCGTCGAGCCGGTCGACCACTACAGCGACCTGCGCTCCACCATGGTGCGCAACCTGATCGACGCCGGCATCAAGGTGGAGATCCAGCACCACGAGGTCGGCACGGCCGGCCAGGCGGAGATCGACTTCCGCTTCGACACCATGCTGAAGTCCGCCGACACGGTGCAGCTGTACAAGTACATCGTGAAGAACACGGCCTACCAGCAGGGCAAGTCGGTCACCTTCATGCCCAAGCCGGTCTTCGGCGACAACGGCTCGGGTATGCACTGCCACCAGAGCCTCTGGAAGAACGGTGAGCCGCTGTTCTTCGACGAGACCGGGTACGCGCAGCTGTCCGACATGGCGCGCTACTACATCGGCGGCCTGCTCAAGCACGCCCCGGCGCTGCTCGCGCTGACCAACCCGACGGTGAACTCCTACCACCGCCTGGTGCCGGGCTTCGAGGCCCCGGTCAACCTGGTGTACTCGCAGCGCAACCGCTCCGCGTGCATCCGCATCCCGCTCACCGGCTCCAACCCCAAGGCCAAGCGCCTGGAGTTCCGCGTGCCGGACCCGTCGGCCAACCCCTACCTCGCGTTCTCCGCGATGCTGATGGCCGGCATCGACGGCATCAAGAACAAGATCGAGCCGCCGGAGCCGGTCGACAAGGACCTCTACGAGCTCCCGCCCGCCGAGGCCGACGCCATCAGCAAGGTCCCCGGTTCCCTGGAGGCGGCCCTGGACGCCCTGGAGACCGACCACGAGTTCCTGCTTGAGGGCGGCGTCTTCACCCCCGACCTCATCGAGACCTACGTGGACTACAAGCGCACCGAGGAGATCGACTCCCTCCGCCTGCGCCCCCACCCGCGCGAGTTCGAGCTCTACTACGACATCTAA